One part of the Nocardioides zeae genome encodes these proteins:
- the glmM gene encoding phosphoglucosamine mutase produces the protein MTRLFGTDGVRGLANDVLTAELALDLSVAAAHVLAEAGALTHADGSRPLAVVGRDTRVSGQFLEAAVVAGLASAGVDVLLLGVLPTPGVAYLTDVLDADLGVMLSASHNPMPDNGIKFLARGGVKLDDAIERAIEARLREPWQRPTGAGVGRVTAHAGGADQYVAHLASTLTTPLAGLKLVLDCAEGAASEVGPAALRAAGAEVVAIHASPDGLNINDGCGSTHLGPLRAAVLAHGADAGFALDGDADRCLAVDARGEDVDGDQILAVLALALREAGELAGDTVVATVMSNLGFTRALRAHGITVTATQVGDRYVLEEMNASGRVLGGEQSGHVVMRRHATTGDGLLTALHLAQRMAVTGSSLADLAGVMTRMPQVLVNVPGVDKARTDDEVLQEAVAAEQDKLGDSGRILLRPSGTEPVVRVMVEATTDDEARGVADRLAEVVRERLTLA, from the coding sequence ATGACGCGCCTCTTCGGGACCGACGGCGTCCGCGGACTCGCGAACGACGTCCTCACCGCCGAGCTGGCCCTCGACCTCTCCGTCGCCGCGGCGCACGTGCTCGCGGAGGCCGGCGCGCTGACCCACGCGGACGGGTCGCGCCCGCTCGCCGTCGTCGGTCGTGACACCCGCGTCTCCGGCCAGTTCCTCGAGGCCGCCGTGGTCGCGGGCCTCGCCTCTGCCGGAGTCGACGTGCTGCTCCTCGGCGTGCTGCCGACCCCCGGCGTCGCCTACCTCACCGACGTGCTCGACGCCGACCTCGGCGTGATGCTGTCGGCGTCCCACAACCCCATGCCGGACAACGGCATCAAGTTCCTCGCGCGCGGCGGCGTCAAGCTCGACGACGCGATCGAGCGCGCCATCGAGGCGCGGCTGCGCGAGCCCTGGCAGCGTCCCACCGGTGCGGGCGTCGGCCGCGTGACCGCCCACGCTGGCGGCGCCGACCAGTACGTCGCGCACCTCGCCTCCACGCTCACGACGCCCCTCGCGGGGCTCAAGCTCGTGCTCGACTGCGCCGAGGGGGCGGCCAGCGAGGTGGGGCCGGCGGCCCTGCGCGCCGCGGGCGCCGAGGTGGTCGCCATCCACGCCTCGCCCGACGGGCTCAACATCAATGACGGGTGCGGCTCCACCCACCTGGGCCCGCTGCGCGCCGCCGTGCTCGCCCACGGGGCCGACGCCGGGTTCGCCCTCGACGGCGACGCCGACCGGTGCCTCGCGGTGGACGCGCGCGGCGAGGACGTCGACGGGGACCAGATCCTCGCCGTGCTGGCCCTCGCGCTGCGCGAGGCCGGCGAGCTCGCCGGCGACACGGTCGTGGCGACCGTCATGAGCAACCTGGGCTTCACCCGAGCGCTCCGGGCGCACGGCATCACCGTCACGGCCACGCAGGTGGGCGACCGCTACGTGCTCGAGGAGATGAACGCCTCGGGCCGCGTGCTCGGCGGCGAGCAGTCGGGCCACGTCGTCATGCGGCGCCACGCCACGACGGGCGACGGCCTCCTCACCGCGCTCCACCTCGCCCAGCGGATGGCCGTCACGGGGTCGTCCCTGGCCGACCTCGCCGGGGTGATGACCCGCATGCCGCAGGTGCTCGTCAACGTCCCCGGGGTCGACAAGGCCCGCACGGACGACGAGGTGCTCCAGGAGGCGGTGGCGGCCGAGCAGGACAAGCTCGGGGACTCCGGCCGCATCCTGCTGCGTCCCTCCGGCACCGAGCCCGTGGTGCGGGTGATGGTGGAGGCGACCACCGACGACGAGGCCCGCGGCGTCGCCGACCGGCTCGCCGAGGTCGTCCGCGAGCGGCTGACCCTGGCCTAG